One region of Desmodus rotundus isolate HL8 chromosome 11, HLdesRot8A.1, whole genome shotgun sequence genomic DNA includes:
- the LOC128779522 gene encoding uncharacterized protein isoform X1, producing the protein MAPSSPLVSSNFSALKRTGQAPLGSLRKITDPPWAYLPVRTPGAGADVLLAPAGSSCLWPMVNEFAEEQRRHLLKYKIHQGEQAMHSPFGLKKHLEADVGAGRVGGGECLPSGPAGTAYVDHLEDVASTVNHVLLQLQHLHPPLPALQHTQPGLLVEHRVSRRLQAQVLVVRLILQEEDVLAGHLTDPSGCILGFPREAPAHRNLQARAAPPPCHPAERRC; encoded by the exons GCTCCGCTTGGCAGTCTTAGGAAGATCACAGACCCTCCCTGGGCCTACTTGCCAGTCCGTACCCCTGGGGCGGGTGCCGATGTCCTGCTGGCTCCAGCAGGAAGCAGCTGCCTCTGGCCAATGGTAAATGAGTTTGCGGAGGAGCAGAGAAGGCATCTGCTGAAGTACAAG ATCCACCAAGGAGAACAGGCCATGCACTCTCCCTTTGGCTTGAAGAAGCATCTGGAAGCAGATGTGGGAGCAGGAAGAGTTGGAGGTGGCGAATGTCTGCCCAGCGGTCCTGCAGGCACTGCCTATGTCGATCACCTTGAGGATGTTGCCAGCACAGTTAACCACGTGCTCCTGCAGCTCCAGCACCTGCACCCGCCGCTTCCCGCCCTCCAGCACACACAGCCTGGCCTTCTTGTTGAGCACAGAGTGTCACGGAGACTTCAGGCCCAGGTTCTGGTAGTGAGGCTGATTCTTCAGGAGGAAGATGTCCTGGCAGGCCATCTCACGGATCCCTCAGGATGCATTCTGGGCTTTCCCAGAGAGGCCCCGGCCCATA GGAATTTGCAGGCGCGGGCAGCTCCCCCTCCATGTCATCCAGCTGAGAGGCGATGCTAA